In Streptomyces rapamycinicus NRRL 5491, the genomic stretch AGCTACCGGGCCTATATGGAGGCCGAGTGGTGGCGGCTGGGCGTCCCGGAGTCGCTCGGCGGCACCGCCTGCCCCCGCTCGCTGCTGTGGGGCTCGGCCGAGACCATCCTCGGCTCCAACGCCCCGATCTGGATGTACGCCTCGGGCCCGGCCTTCGCGGGGGTGCTCCACGACGAGGGCACCGAGGAGCAGCTGAAGATCGCCCAGCTGATGGTGGACAAGCAGTGGGGCTCCACCATGGTGCTGACCGAGCCGGACGCCGGTTCCGACGTCGGCGCGGGCCGCACCAAGGCGACCCAGCAGGAGGACGGCAGCTGGCACATCGAGGGTGTGAAGCGGTTCATCACCTCCGGTGAGCACGACCTCTCGGACAACATCATCCACTTCGTGCTGGCCCGCCGCGAGGGCGCCGGTCCCGGCACCAAGGGTCTGTCGCTGTTCGTCGTCCCCAAGTACGACTTCGACTGGGAGACCGGTGAGCTCGGCGAGCGCAACGGCGTGTACGCCACCAACGTCGAGCACAAGATGGGCCTGCGGGTCTCCAACACCTGCGAGCTGACCTTCGGCGCCGACCACCCGGCCAAGGGCTGGCTGCTGGGCGAGAAGCACGACGGCATCCGCCAGATGTTCAAGATCATCGAGTTCGCCCGGATGATGGTCGGCACCAAGGCCATGGCCACCCTCTCCACCGGCTACCTCAACGCGCTGGAGTACGCCAAGGAGCGGGTGCAGGGTCCGGACCTGGCGGCCTTCACCGACAAGACCGCCCCGCGGGTGACCATCACCCACCACCCGGATGTGCGCCGCTCGCTGATGACGCAGAAGGCGTACGCGGAGGGCCTGCGCGCGCTGGTGCTCTACACCGCCTCGGTCCAGGACGAGGTCCTGATCAAGGAGGCCGCGGGCGAGGACACCTCCGCCGTGAACCGCCTCAACGACCTGCTGCTGCCCATCGTCAAGGGCTACGGCTCGGAGAAGGCGTACGAGCAGCTGGCGCAGTCCCTGCAGACCATCGGCGGCTCCGGCTACCTCCAGGAGTACCCGCTGGAGCAGTACATCCGGGACGCCAAGATCGACACCCTGTACGAGGGCACCACCGCCATCCAGGGCCAGGACTACTTCTTCCGCAAGATCGTCCGGGACCAGGGCCAGGCGCTGACCGTCGTCTCGGAGGAGATCAAGAAGTTCCTGGCCGAGGCCGCCGGCGGCGAGGACCTGGAGGCCGCCCGCGACCAGCTCGCCCAGGCCGCGGTGGACCTGGAGGCGATCGTCGGCGCGATGCTCACCGACCTGGCCGCCACCGAGCAGGACGTCAGCTCGATCTACAAGGTCGGCCTCAACTCGACCCGGCTGCTGCTGGCCTCCGGTGACGTGATCATCGGTTACCTGCTGCTCAAGGGCGCGGCCGTGGCCGCCGAGAAGCTGGGCACGGCCTCCACCAAGGACCGGTCCTTCTACGAGGGCAAGATCGCCGTCGCGAAGTTCTTCGCCCATGAGGTGCTGCCGGGCGTCTCGGTGCAGCGCTCGCTGGCCGAGTCGGTCGACAAGGGTCTGATGGACCTGGACGAGGCCGCGTTCTAAGGGCCTTCCTCACAGCGTCCGGAGGGCCGGCCGTCCCATCCTCCAGCGGGGCGGCCGGCCCTCTGGGCTGTGCGCGCTCACGTCGTCATCGCTCGTGCTGGTCGTCATCACTCGTCGTCACCGCTCGTCGTCACCGCTGGTCGTCATCACTCGTCGTCCCGTCACCGCTCGTCGTCCTCGGACCGCCGTTCCCGCAGCGCCCGTTCGACCTCCTCGCGGGCCCACCGCCTGAGCTCCTCACCCTGTGCGAGGAGCTCGTCGATCGACTCGCCCCCGCCCTCCGGCGGGCGCGGGCGGGCCCTCAGCTTCTCCAGCAGATCCCGGCACGCCTCGTCCTCGGTGGCGAACTGGCTGGCGTCCCGGTCCAGGGACCGCTCCCGCAGGCCGGTCTCCCAGCCGCCGTCGGGCGCGGGCCGCAGGTAGTAGTACGCGTCCGGCTGCACCGGGATGTCCTGCACGCCCGGGATGTCGTACAGCGCGTCGGGCACCTGCTCGTCGCGGAGGGTCCGGACGAGTTCCGTTCTGTCCACCGGTCCAGGATCCGCCCTCAGTTGAGCGGGCGGAGATTACCGGCCGCGACGAGTTGGGGAATCGAGGGTCCGGTCAGATACTGCAGTCCGAAACCGGGTTGGCCGAACCAGGGCCGGATGGGACCGCCCTCGACCAGGAAGGGTTCGGTGACCTCGTAGAGGTGATAGCCGTGCGGATACGCCGGGTCGAGGGTGTCGAGGTTGCTGGGCGGCAGTGCGCGCTCCGCGTAGGGCGTGCCCGCCGGGGCGAGGAAGTGGCCGAAACCGCTCCCGAACAAGTCGACCTTCTGGCCGACCTTCAGCTGGACCGTGGTGTGCAGGGGCGATCCGTTGAGCAGGACCCAGCCGTCGGGGTAGGGGAACCACCAGCCGTTCGTCCGCTCATTCCAATAACAGTTGAGGAACGAGGAGGCAGTGGGGAAGTGGTCGAGTCGTTCATAGTCTTCGAGCATGCGCCCGATCGCGCCGTAGCGGGGGAGCTGCGCGGGTCCGAGCCGCCAGTCGCCCTTGTAGTAGCGGTCGAGCGGAGGATTCGGTGCGGTGTTGGTCCCCCCGATGCGGTTCGTGCTGGGACAGGGAGGGTGACCCTTGCCCTCGCCGTCCCCACCGCCTCCCGGCCGCGGGCCGGGTGAGGGCGCCGCCGCCGGCTCCGGGGAGGCCACGGGGGCCAGTCCCGCGGTGAGGTCCGTGACGGGCTTGGCCATGGCCGGCCCGCCGGCACACAGCAGCAGCAGCGACCCCAGGACGACAAGCAGGTGTCGAAGAACGCGCATCCGGTATCCCCTCGAGTTACGACTCAGTGCGACGTTGCTTGATCACGAGGAATATCGACCGATTCGCCCGACTTCTCGCCTTAGCTGACGAGCTTTCATCAGATTGGATCAACGTGGCCCCACGGATGGTCGCCGCTCCCGTACCAGGGCGAGCCGACCCCCGGCGAATCTATGCTGAGCACATGAGCGCACAACCCGGCATCGACCGCGGCCACACCGATGACCTGATGTCCTTCCTCCGCGCCAGCCCCTCGCCGTACCACGCAGTGGCAAGCGCCGCAGAGCGGCTGGAGAAGGCCGGGTTCCGCCGGATGGAGGAGACCGCGCCCTGGGACGGGGCGGCCGGTGGCCGGTACGTGCTGCGCGGTGGCGCGATCATCGCCTGGTACGTCCCGGAGGGGGCGGAGGCCGCCACTCCATACCGGATTGTGGGCGCTCACACCGACTCTCCCAATTTGCGCGTGAAGCCCATTCCCGACACCGGTGCGCACGGCTGGCGGCAGATCGCCGTCGAGATCTACGGCGGGGCGCTGCTCAACACCTGGCTCGACCGCGACCTCGGGCTCTCCGGCCGGATCACCCTCAGGGACGGCTCCCACCATCTCGTCACCGTCGACCGGCCGTTGATGCGCGTCCCCCAGCTCGCCGTGCACCTCGACAGATCGGTCAACACCGACGGCCTCAAGCTCGACAAGCAGCGCCATATGACGCCCATCTGGGGGCTCGGCGGCGTCGAGGAGGGCGACCTGATCCGCTTCGTCGCCGAGGAGACCGGGGTCGCGGCCGAGGAGATCGCCGGCTGGGACCTGATGGCCCACAGCGTGGAGCCGCCCGCCTACCTCGGCCGGGACCGCGAGCTGGTCGCCGGGCCCCGGATGGACAACCTTGTCTCCGTGCACGCCGGTACGGCCGCGCTCATCGCCGCCGCCCACCAGGAACTGCCGTACATCCCCGTACTGGCCGCCTTCGACCACGAGGAGAACGGCAGCCAGTCCGACACCGGCGCCGACGGACCGCTGCTCGGCACGGTGCTGGAGCGCTCGGTCTTCGCCCGCGGCGGGGCGTACGAGGAGCGGGCGCGGGCCTTCGCGGGCACCGTCTGCCTGTCCTCCGACACCGGCCACGCCGTCCACCCCAACTACGCCGAGCGCCATGAGCCGGGCCATCACCCGCGGCCCAACGGCGGTCCGATCCTGAAGGTGAACGTCAACCAGAGATATGCCACCGACGGCGCCGGGAGAGCCGTCTTCGCCGCCGCCTGCGAGCGCGCCGGCGTCCCCTGGCAGAGCTTCGTCTCCCACAACTCGATGCCGTGCGGCACCACGATCGGGCCGATCACCGCCGCCCGGCACGGCATCTCCACCGTCGACATCGGCATCGCGATCCTGTCCATGCACTCGGCCCGGGAGCTGTGCGGGGCACAGGACCCGCGGCTGCTGGCCAAGGCACTGCACGCCTTTCTGGGGGCTTGAGTTGGACTTCTCCCTGCTGGGCCCGGTAACCGTCACCGCGGGCCCGCAAGCAGCACCCGTCGAGCTACCGCTGGGGCCCGCCAAACGGCGCAGCGTGCTGGCGATGCTGCTGCTGCGGCCCAACGCGACGGTATCCGTGGAGCAGTTGATATCCAGCCTGTGGGAGGACGAGCCGCCCGCCCACGCCCGGACCGTCATCCAGGGCCATGTCTCCCGGCTCCGCGCGGCCCTGGCCGAGGGCGGCGCCGAGGACCACGGCGTCGAGCTGGCCACCCACAGCTCCGCCTATCTGCTGCGCATCCCCGAATCCCTGATCGACACCCAGCGCTTCGACCAGCTGACCGCCCAGGCCAGCCCGGAGTCCGCCCCCGGCGAGGCCGTCCAGCTGCTCCGGCAGGCGCTCGGCCTGTGGCGCGGCCCGGCGCTCACCGGGACCGTGGCCAGCCCGCCGTTCGCGGCGGCCGCGCACGCCCTGGAGGAGCGGCGGCTGAGCGCCGTGGAGGCCCTGGCCCGGGCCCACGAGGGGCTGGGCGAGCATGAGCACGCGGTGCGCGCCCTGCACCCCGCCGCCGTCGCCAACCCGCTGCGCGAGGGGCTGATCGCCGCCCTGATGCTGGCGCTGTACCGCTCCGGACGGCAGTCCGACGCGATCGCCTGGTTCCACCGCACCCGGCAGCTGCTCGACGACGACCTGGGGGTCGACCCGGGCCAGCGGCTGAGCGCCGCGTACCAGGAGATCCTGCGGGCGGCCCCCACGGCGGACGGACCGCGGGGCGGCGCCGAGGCCGCCGGGCAGCCGGGCGCCCAGCAGGCCACCCCGCAGCAGCCGCTGTCCGCGGCCGCCTCGGCCCCCGCGCCCGTGCCCGAGCTGCTCCCCCGGCCCCCGGCGGGCTTCCACGGCCGGGGCGCGGAGCTGGCCGAGCTGACCCGGCTGACCCTGGGCACCGACGAACCGGCCCAGGGCGGCGCCGCGGACGCCCCCGGCGGCTACCCGCAGGCGGGCGGTATCGCGCTGCTCACCGGGCCCGCCGGGGTCGGCAAGACCGGTCTGGCGGTCCACTGGGGCCATGCCCGCGCCGCCGCCTTCCCCGACGGACGGCTCTTCGCGGATCTGCGCGGCTTCAGCGGCGGCGAGGCGGTGGTGCCCGCCGAGGTGCTGCGCGAGTTCCTGCTGGCCCTCGGCACCCCGGCCGAGCAGATCCCCACCTCGCCCGAGGCCGCGTCCGCGCTGTACCGCTCGCTGGCCGCCCGCCGCAGGCTGCTGGTGGTGCTGGACAACGCGGGCAGCTCCGCCCAGGTGCGCCCGCTGCTGCCCGGCGGCCCCCACTGCGCCACGCTGGTCACCAGCCGCAGCAGGCTGGACGGGCTGATCGCCACCGACGCCGCTCGCCCGGTACGGCTGCACGCCCTCGGCACCGAGGACGGCGTGGGCCTGCTGGGCGCGCTGCTGGGGCCCGCGCGGGTCGCCGAGGACCCGGAGGCCGCGCGGGAGCTGGTGCCCCTGTGCGACGGGCTGCCGCTGGCGCTGCGCGCCGCCTCCGCCCAGCTGATGGCCCGGCCCCGCTGGCGGCTGGCCCGGCTGGCCACCGCGCTGCGCGACGAGCGCCGCCGGCTCGCCCTGCTGTCGGCGGAGGACACCGGAGTGGCCGCCGCGCTGCGCAATTCGGTGGCCCGGCTCTCGGCGGACGACGCACAGCTGCTGCGGGCCCTGGGCGCCGGTTTCGCGCGGGAGGTCAACACCGCCGAGGCGGCCGCGCTGTCGGGCGCGGACCCCGAGCTGATCCAGGACTCCCTGGAGCGGCTGGCGGAGATGCACCTGCTGGACGAGGAGGCCACCAACCGCTACGTGATGAGCGACCTGGTGAAGCTCTTCGCCCAGGGCGACGGCAGCGACCGCGAGCCCCCGGGCGAGGCATCGGGCGGAGCGGCCGGCGGATCCTCCCCTGGCGGATCCCCTGGCGGATCCCCTGGCGGGCCGTCACAGGGGGCCTAGGGGCCGTCGTCGAAGGGGGCGCCCGGCTACGCGCAGGGGCGCCTCCCGGCGGCGGGTGTGGGCTGGTACGGCCGCCGCCGCTGTCGCCCCTGAAGGGGGCGGCCGACCGCCCCGGCAGATGC encodes the following:
- a CDS encoding acyl-CoA dehydrogenase; the protein is MGHYKSNLRDIEFNLFEVLGRDTVYGTGPFAEMDVDTAKSVLAEISRLSERELAESYADSDRNPPVYDPKTHTAPLPESFKKSYRAYMEAEWWRLGVPESLGGTACPRSLLWGSAETILGSNAPIWMYASGPAFAGVLHDEGTEEQLKIAQLMVDKQWGSTMVLTEPDAGSDVGAGRTKATQQEDGSWHIEGVKRFITSGEHDLSDNIIHFVLARREGAGPGTKGLSLFVVPKYDFDWETGELGERNGVYATNVEHKMGLRVSNTCELTFGADHPAKGWLLGEKHDGIRQMFKIIEFARMMVGTKAMATLSTGYLNALEYAKERVQGPDLAAFTDKTAPRVTITHHPDVRRSLMTQKAYAEGLRALVLYTASVQDEVLIKEAAGEDTSAVNRLNDLLLPIVKGYGSEKAYEQLAQSLQTIGGSGYLQEYPLEQYIRDAKIDTLYEGTTAIQGQDYFFRKIVRDQGQALTVVSEEIKKFLAEAAGGEDLEAARDQLAQAAVDLEAIVGAMLTDLAATEQDVSSIYKVGLNSTRLLLASGDVIIGYLLLKGAAVAAEKLGTASTKDRSFYEGKIAVAKFFAHEVLPGVSVQRSLAESVDKGLMDLDEAAF
- a CDS encoding TNT domain-containing protein, giving the protein MRVLRHLLVVLGSLLLLCAGGPAMAKPVTDLTAGLAPVASPEPAAAPSPGPRPGGGGDGEGKGHPPCPSTNRIGGTNTAPNPPLDRYYKGDWRLGPAQLPRYGAIGRMLEDYERLDHFPTASSFLNCYWNERTNGWWFPYPDGWVLLNGSPLHTTVQLKVGQKVDLFGSGFGHFLAPAGTPYAERALPPSNLDTLDPAYPHGYHLYEVTEPFLVEGGPIRPWFGQPGFGLQYLTGPSIPQLVAAGNLRPLN
- a CDS encoding M18 family aminopeptidase → MSAQPGIDRGHTDDLMSFLRASPSPYHAVASAAERLEKAGFRRMEETAPWDGAAGGRYVLRGGAIIAWYVPEGAEAATPYRIVGAHTDSPNLRVKPIPDTGAHGWRQIAVEIYGGALLNTWLDRDLGLSGRITLRDGSHHLVTVDRPLMRVPQLAVHLDRSVNTDGLKLDKQRHMTPIWGLGGVEEGDLIRFVAEETGVAAEEIAGWDLMAHSVEPPAYLGRDRELVAGPRMDNLVSVHAGTAALIAAAHQELPYIPVLAAFDHEENGSQSDTGADGPLLGTVLERSVFARGGAYEERARAFAGTVCLSSDTGHAVHPNYAERHEPGHHPRPNGGPILKVNVNQRYATDGAGRAVFAAACERAGVPWQSFVSHNSMPCGTTIGPITAARHGISTVDIGIAILSMHSARELCGAQDPRLLAKALHAFLGA
- a CDS encoding AfsR/SARP family transcriptional regulator, with the translated sequence MDFSLLGPVTVTAGPQAAPVELPLGPAKRRSVLAMLLLRPNATVSVEQLISSLWEDEPPAHARTVIQGHVSRLRAALAEGGAEDHGVELATHSSAYLLRIPESLIDTQRFDQLTAQASPESAPGEAVQLLRQALGLWRGPALTGTVASPPFAAAAHALEERRLSAVEALARAHEGLGEHEHAVRALHPAAVANPLREGLIAALMLALYRSGRQSDAIAWFHRTRQLLDDDLGVDPGQRLSAAYQEILRAAPTADGPRGGAEAAGQPGAQQATPQQPLSAAASAPAPVPELLPRPPAGFHGRGAELAELTRLTLGTDEPAQGGAADAPGGYPQAGGIALLTGPAGVGKTGLAVHWGHARAAAFPDGRLFADLRGFSGGEAVVPAEVLREFLLALGTPAEQIPTSPEAASALYRSLAARRRLLVVLDNAGSSAQVRPLLPGGPHCATLVTSRSRLDGLIATDAARPVRLHALGTEDGVGLLGALLGPARVAEDPEAARELVPLCDGLPLALRAASAQLMARPRWRLARLATALRDERRRLALLSAEDTGVAAALRNSVARLSADDAQLLRALGAGFAREVNTAEAAALSGADPELIQDSLERLAEMHLLDEEATNRYVMSDLVKLFAQGDGSDREPPGEASGGAAGGSSPGGSPGGSPGGPSQGA